AGGCCGCCGCCCGGCTGGTGGAGGAGCTGCTGGCGCGCTGCCCGCGGCTGACGGTGCTCGCCACCAGCCGTGAACCCCTCGGCGTACCGGGGGAGTTGCTGCGGCCCGTGGATCCGCTGCCCGAGCCGTTCGCGCTGCGGCTGCTCGCCGACCGGGGTGCCGCGGCCAGGCCGGGGTTCCGGGTCGCCGATGATCCGGAGGCGTGCGCCGAGATCTGCCGGCGGCTCGACGGGCTGCCCCTCGCCATCGAGCTCGCCGCGGCCCGCCTCCGCATGCTGACGCCGCGTCAGATAGCGGATCGGCTCGACGACCGCTTCCGGCTGCTCACCTCGGGCAGCCGTACCGTGCTGCCCCGCCAGCAGACCCTGCGGGCGGTCGTCGACTGGTCCTGGGAGCTGCTGGACGAGGGTGAACGGGAGGTGCTGCGGCGGCTGTCCGTGTTCGCCGGCGGCTGCGATCTCGCCGCCGCCGAGGCCGTGTGCGGGCCCGTCGCGCTGGAGGCGCTCGGCTCGCTCGTCGACAAGTCCCTCGTGGTGGCCGCCCCTTCGGCGGACGGGGCGATGCGCTACCGGCTGCTGGAGACCGTCGGCGAGTACGCGGGCGAGCGGCTCGACGAGACGGGACGGCGAGCCGAGGCCGAGCGCGCGCATCTGACGTACTACCGCGAACTCGCCCGCGCCACCGACCCGTTGCTGCGCGGTTCTGGCCAACTCGCCGCCATCGAACGGCTGGAGCGCGAGAGCGAGAACATCCGCGCCGCCCTCCACCACGCCGTCTCCGTGCGCGACGAGCAGGAGGGGATGTGCCTGGTGCTGTCGATGGCCTGGTACTGGCAGATGCGCGACCTGCGCCTGGTCGCCCGCAACTGGTCCCGCGAGGTCCACGCCCTCGGCCCCGACCCCTTCGCCGGGCCCGTGCGCCGCGTCGCCCCGCTGTGGGAACGCTGCACGGCCACGCCGCCCCCGTGGACCGGCGAGGTCCTCGACGAGGCCCGGCGCGGCGTGCACCTGGTCCATCTCGCGTGCATGGACACCGAGTGGGAGGCCTGGCAGACGCCCGAGGCGCAGCGCAAGCTGCAGGCCATCGCCGAGACCTACGAGCCCGGACTCCCGCAGGTGTGCCGCAGCCCTGGTTCCCTGTGGTTCTTCGCCGTCCTGCTCACCGGTGACATGGGGCGGGTACGGACGATCATCGATGCCGCCGTCGAGACCTGCCGCGGCACTCCCGGCTACGAGTGGGAACTCGCCGCCAGTCTGTACATGCGCGCCAACGTGATGGCCAACCGCACCGAATGGGCCGGTGACGCCACCCGCGACGCCGACGAGGCGCTGGACATCTTCCGCCGCCTCGGCGACCGGTGGGGGACCGCGGAAGCGCTCTCCGCGCGGGCCGAGGCGCTGGAGAAGAAGGGCGACTACCGGCCGGCCGCCACCGACTACCGGGCGGCGATCGAGCATGCGGAAGGCCTGGGCGCCCACGCCCAGACGGGCGTCCTCAGTGCCCGGCTCGGCGGCGTGCTCATCGAGGCGGGCGAGGCCGAGCAGGGTGAGCGGCTGCTGCGCGAGGTCATCGACGGTTCGGACGGCGGGCACGGCCAGGCGATGCCCTTCGCCCGGCTCATGCTGGCCGGCTGGCTCGGCGTGACCGGCCGGATTCCCGAGGCGCGCGGGGAACTCCGGCTGCTGCGCGAGCAGTTCAAGGTCGCCGACTTCGCCATCTTCGACGCCTACATCCTCGGCGCCGAGGCCTGGCTGGACGCTCTCGAGGGCCACTGCGAAAGGTCCCTCGACCTGATCAGGCGCGCCTTGGAGCAGGCCGAGGACCCGCTGTCCGAGGCCATCATGCCGCTCATCCGCTCCGCGTTTCTGACCACCGCCGCGTACGCCCTCGCCGGCCTCGACGACGTTGGCCGAGCCCGCGACGCCGCCCGCTGCCTCGGCGCCGCCGACGCGGGGCTGCCGTCCGCGTACGTCGCGACGTTCCACGAGCGCGAGGTGCGTGACCGGACCGTGGAGCGCATCCGTGCCGTGCTGGGCGACGGGGTCTACGAGGCGGCGTACGCGGAGGGCGGCGGCCTCTCCCCCCGGGAGGCCGCCGCCCTGGTCTGACGCGCACCGACGGGACGCGCCGGTCGGCGGGTCAGTTCTTCGTCCGGAACTTGTGGATCGCGATCGGCGCCATCACCGCCGTGATCGCCACCGACCAGCCCAGCGTCACCCACAGGTCGTGCGCGACCGGCCCGCCCACCATCAGTCCGCGCGCCGCGTCGGCGAGCGTGGACAGCGGGTTGTAGTCGGTGAACGCCTGCAGCCAGCCCGGCATCGACGTCGTCGGCGCGAAGATCGACGAGCCGAACTGGAGCGGGAACAGCACCAGGAAGCCCATCGCCTGCACGGACTGCGCGTTCTTCATGATCACGCCGAGGGTGAGGAACACCCACATGATCGACGAGGCGAACGCCGTGGACAGGGCCACGGTCGCGAACAGGCCGGGCCAGTTGGTGATGTCGAACCCGACCGCCACGGAGACGATCATCAGCACGGTGGTCGCGAACAGCATCCGCAGCAGCTCCACCGAGATCTTCGCGAAGAGCACCGAGCCGCGCCCGATCGGCAGCGACCGGAAACGGTCCATCACGCCGGAGTTGAAGTCCTGGCTGAAGCCGGTCCCGACGCCCTGGGACAGCGTCATGCTCATCATCGCGATCATGCCGGGGATCACGTACTGCACGTACTGGTCCTGACCGCCGCCCAGCGCCTGCCCGATCGAGCCGCCGAAGACGAACACGAAGAGCAGCGTGAAGATGACCGGCATCAGCAGCGCGTCGGCCATCGACTCCGGGTCCTGGCGGATCCACAGCAGATTGCGGCGGACGAGGGCGCCGGTGTGTCGCAGATGCCCGCGCAGGGTGATGCGGGCGTCGTCGGTGGTCGGGGCGGTGGGGAGAGTGGCGGCGCTCATACGGCGACCTCCTCGCGGTCGTCGGTGGGCACGGTGTCCTGGGGTGCACTGGCGCGGTGGCCGGTGAGCGAGAGGAACACCTCGTCCAGGCTGGGCAGTTCGGTGCTGATGGAGGCGAGCGTGATGCCGCGGGCGGTGACGGCGCCGACGACGGCGGTCAGCTGGTCGTCGCTCAGGATCGGCACGAGGAGCGTGCCGGTGGCGGTGTCCACGGTCGTGGTGGCGAGCCCGGTGATGCCGAGATCGTCGAGATACCCGGCGAGGGGCCGCAGCTGCAAGGCATCCACCGGCCGGACCCGCAGGGTCCGCCCGCCGACCTTGGCCTTGAGCTCCTCGATCCCGCCGCCCGCGATGACCTTGCCCCGGTCGACGACGGTCAGCTCGGAGGCGAGCTGCTCGGCCTCCTCCATGTACTGGGTGGTCAGCAGCACGGTCACACCGTCCCCGACCATGGCCTTGACCTCGTCCCACACCTCGTTGCGGGTGCGGGGGTCGAGCCCCGTGGTTGGCTCGTCGAGGAACAGCACGGCCGGCCGCCCGATCATGGAGGCCGCCAGGTCGAGCCGCCGCCGCATACCGCCGGAGTACGTGCTCGCGGGCCGCTTGGCGGCCTCGGTCAGCGAGAACCGCTCCAGCAGGTCGTCGGCACGCGCGCGTGCCTCCTTGCGGGGCAGGTCCAGGAGCCGCCCGATGAGATACAGGTTCTCCCACCCCGGGAGCTTCTCGTCCACGGAGGCGTACTGCCCGGTCAGCCCGATCACCCGGCGCAACTGCCGAGGCTGCCGTACGGCGTCGTATCCGGCGACGGTGGCCTGCCCGGCGTCCGGTGCCAGCAGCGTGGACAGGATCCGCACGAGGGTCGTCTTCCCGGCCCCGTTCGGCCCGAGCACTCCCATGACGGTGCCCTCGCGGACGTCCAGGTCCACACCGTCCAGAGCCTTGGTCTCGCCGTAGTGCTTGACCAACCCCCGCACAGAGACGGCGGTGCTCACGCCGCCCGGCTTCTTGTCGATTCGCGTCATGACGATGACGGTGTCAGGGCCTACCGACAAACGGCCGACAGATCACCGACAGGGCCTGCAGATCACCGACAGGGCCTACAGGGTCGGACGACAGGGCCTACTGTTCGGACAAAAGGGGCGCCCGGTGATCACCGGGCGCCCCTTTGCCGTAGGACCCGCAGAGCAGGTCCCCGTACTCAGTACCGGACCGTCTCGGCCTGCTGCGGCACATGCGTCGCGACCACGCGCTCCCGACCGGCCCGCGGAGCGACCCGGCGCCGGTCCACCGCGTACGCGGCCCCCGCGACCCCGAGCCCGAGGACGGCCAGGGCCGCGCCGGCCAGCGCCGGGGACGTCACGCCGAAGCCCGCCGCGAGGGCGAGGCCGCCGATCCAGGCGCCGCCGGCATTCGCGAGGTTGAAGGCCGCCTGGTTGGCCGAGGAGGCCAGGGACGGAGCCGACGACGCCTTCTCCATCACCATCAGGTTGAGCGGGGAGCCGGTCACGAACGCCGCCATGCCGAGCAGCGCCACCGCGAGGGCCGCGCTCCACGCCGTGGACATCAGCAGCGGGAACAGGGCCAGCACCGCGGCCAGGGAGAGCAGGCCGCCGAACAGGGTCCGGCGCATCGAGTGGTCCGCCAGGCGCCCGCCCAGCAGGTTGCCGATGGTCGCGCCCACGCCGAACAGCGCCAGCAGCAGCGTCACGCTGGCGTCGGCGTACCCGGCGGAGTCGGTCAGCATCGGCGTGACGTAGCTGTACGCGGCGAAGAGCGCGCCGAAGCCCGCGACCGTCGTGCCGAGCGCCAGCCACACCGGCAGGGAGCGCAGGGCGGCCACCTCGCCGCGCAGGCCGGCCGGCGGGGCGGCGTGCGCCTCGCCGCGCGGGATGAGCAGCGCCAGCGCCGCCATCGCGGCCAGGCCGATCGTGCTCACGCCGAGGAACGTGGCCCGCCAGCCCAGGTGCTGCCCCATCAGCGTGGCCACCGGCACGCCCGCGACGTTGGCCACCGTCAGGCCCAGGAACATCAGCGACACGGAGCGGGCCTTGCGCTCCGGCGCGACCATGTTCGTCGCCACGACCGCGCCGACGCCGAAGAAGGCGCCGTGCGGCAGGCCGCTCAGGAAGCGGGCGGCCACCAGCCAGTGGTAGTCGGGGGCGAACGCGGACAGGGCGTTGCCCGCGACGAACAGGGCCATCAGGCCGATCAGGACGGTACGGCGCGGCATGCGGGCCGTGACCGCCGCCAGCAGCGGGGCGCCGATGACGACGCCGAGTGCGTACGCCGAGACCAGGTGCCCGGCGGTGGGGATCGAGATGCCCAGGTCGTTCGCGACTTCGGGCAGCAGGCCCATCATCACGAACTCGGTCGTACCAATGCCGAAGGCGCCGACGGCCAGGGCGAACAGTGCCAGGGGCATGAAGAGCCTTTGCCTTTCCAGGGGAGAGCGATGTTCCGTACCTCGTATGTTCAGTAACGGAACAAAGCCTCTCAGGCTCAGTATTCCGGCAGATGACGCTCAGGTTGCCGAGACCAGTCCAGACGTCGCTGACCAGGGGCTTTCAGGGAGCGTCAGGACGCGGATGTGTCGACCTTCACACGCGCCGCCACCGGCAGATGGTCGCTCCCGGTCTCCGGCAGCGTCCACGAGCTCTCCGGCTCCAGGCCCTTCACCATGATCTGGTCGATCCGCGCCATCGGGAACGACGCCGGCCAGCTGAACCCGAACCCGCTGCCCGCCGCGCCCTGCGTGGAGCGCATCTGGGCGGTGACGGCGTTGAGCGCGCGGTCGTTCATCGTGCCGTTCAGGTCGCCGAGCAGGACCACCTTCTGCAACCGCTCGTCGCCGATGGCCTCGCCCAGCGCGTTGGCGCTCTTGTCGCGCTGCCGGGCGGTGAACCCGGCCTCCACCTTCACCCGCACCGACGGCAGGTGGGCGACGTACACCGCGACCTGCCCGGACGGCGTGGTCACCGTGGCCCGCATCGCACGGACCCAGCCCAGCTTGATGTCGACCGGCTTGACGCCGCTCAGCGGGTACTTGCTCCACAGCCCGACGGTGCCCTGCACAGAGTGGTACTTGTACGTCGACGCCAACGCGGACTCGTACGTCGGGACCGCCGAGGCCGTCAGCTCCTCCAGGGCCACCACGTCCGCGCCGGACGCGGCGACGTCGCGGGCGGTGCCGGACGGATCGGCGTTGTCCGCGTTGACGTTGTGCGTGGCCACCGTGAGGTCGCCGCCGGCGCCGGTCCGGGCGACGAGGAGGCCGCCGAAGAGGTTCAGCCACACGATCGCCGGGAGCAGCACGGCGATGAACGCGGTCGCGGATTTGCGGACCAGGGCCAGCACGAGCAGCACCGGGACGAACAGGCCCAGCCAGGGCAGGAACGTCTCGGTCAGGCTGCCCAGGTTGCCCACCGCGTTCGGGATCTGCGCGTGCAGCAGCATCACCAGGGCCAGGACCACCGCGAGGGCGGCCACCACGATGCCGCGCCGCCAGCTGCGCGGGTCGCCGCGCCATCCCGCCACCAGGCTCTTCAGGCGGTGCGTCAGGCGCCGAAGCCCAGATTCCCGGCGCTCGGGCCCCGAGCCGCCGTTGTCCGTCTCCGTCACGTACGCCTGCTGCGCCATACCGTCGCCTCACTACCTGCCGTGCACACCGTCGTCCCCCCGCACCCACAGAAACCCTAGGGGATGATCGGCCTCGTTCCTGCCGTACTCATGACGGCCGTACGGGGGCGAGGACGTACAAGTCGCCATCGGGAGTTCCGGCTACGGCGAGGGAAAGCGCGCTCTGTGACGTAACGCGCACATGCGATCTACGGGGTGCGTGAACTGACGGGCCGTAGGCCTTCCAGCACGGCGTCGACCATCTGCTCCGCCAGCCCTTCGGGAAGATCGGCGTCCGGGCGCATGACGGCGCGCACCAGCATCGGGCCGAAGACGATGTCGTTCATCACGTCGACGTCGATGTCCCTGCGCAACTCGCCGTTCTCCTGCCCGCGGCGCAGGATCGCGTGCTGTTTCCTGCGCCGCGGCTCGACGACGATCGCGTGATAGGCGTCCCAGATCTTCGGACTGCTCTTCATCTGGGCGATGACGTTGTGCAGGAGCACCGACGAACGCGTCATCAGACCGCGCCTGCGCAACTGCTCCACCAGCGTCACGAGGTCGTCGCGCACCGAGGTGCCCGGCAGTTCGGGGTCCGGGGGCTCGGCGGCGCGCACGACCTCGACGAAGAGCTCCTCCTTGCCGCTCCAGCGGCGGTAGATGGTGGCCTTGCCGACGCCGGCGGTGCGGGCGATGCGCTCGATGGACAGCTCCGCGAGCGGCACGCCTTCCTCCAGCAGCTTGATGACGCCCTCGATGATGGACCGCTCCACGGACTCGCTGCGGGGTCGGCCCCGGGCGGGGCCGTCCTGCCGGGGGTGGCTGTCGGCGAGGCTCACTTGGCTCGGTCCTTTCGGTGGGCTGTGCTGATTCTCCCTGGTGTACGGCGGTGTACGGCGACGGCGGGTACGAGGCGCGTGTCGGCGTGCGGCCACCGCGCTCCTACTCCGCTGCCGCCAACTCCCGCTCCTTCTCTCCCTCCTGAGACCCCGTCGGCCGCCCCGGCAGGAACAGCGCCACGACCACCGCGCCGAGCACCGCGATGCCCGCACCCCACAGCGCCGTCACGTGCATGGCGTGCAGGAAGGCGTCGTGGGCCGGTCCGACGAGGGCCTCGCCGCGCGGGCCGAGCCGGTCGGCGACGCCGAGCGTGGCCTCGATGGACTCGCCCGCCGTGTGCCGCATGCCCTCGGGCAGCCCCGTGAGCCGGTCCTCGATGCCGCTGCGGTACGCGGTCGACAGGACCGAGCCCAGTACGGCGATGCCCAGCGCGCCGCCGACCTGGCGGAAGGTGTTGCTGAGGGCGGAGGCGGAGCCGGCCTTCTCGCGGGGCATGGCCTGCATGATGACGACGCTGATCGGGGTCATGATGTGCGCCATGGCGGCGCCCATGAGGAAGAAGACGACCTCCAGGAGCCAGATCGGCGTGTCCGCCTCGAACGTGGCGAACGCGGCCAGCGTGGCGGCGATGAGCAGCATGGCGCCGGTGGTCGTGGCCCGGTTGCCGAACCGGTCGACGACGAGCCGGGCGCGCGGCGCGAAGATCATCTGGGCGGCGGCGAGCGGCAGCATCAGCAGGCCGGTCTGCAGGGGCGAGTAGCCGCGCACGCTCTGGGTGTAGAAGACCGAGAAGAAGGTCACGCCCATGAGCGCGAAGAAGACCAGCGCGATGACGCCGATCGCGGCCGAGAAGACCTTGTTGCGGAAGTACGTGACGTCGATGGACGGATGGTCGCTGCGCTTCTCGAACACGACGAAGGCGACGAGGACGGCGAGGCCGGCGGCGATCGTCGCGAGGACCGTGGCGTCGGTGAAGTCGGCGAGCTGGCCGCCCTTGATGATGCCGTAGACGAGCAGGACGAGTCCGACGACGGAGAGTACGACGCCGACGGGATCGATGCGCCCGGGGTTCGGGTCGCGCGAGTCGGGGACCAGCCACAGCATCAGCGCGAGCGCGAGCAGCACGATCGGCACGTTGATGAGGAAGACCGAGCCCCACCAGAAGTGGTCGAGGAGGACACCGCCGGTGATGGGCCCGATGGCGATGGCGAGTCCGACGCCACCGGCCCAGATGCCGATGGCCTTCGGCTGCTCGTCCCGCTCGAAGACGTTCATCAGGACGGCGAGGGTGGCCGGCATCACGAAGGCGGCGCCGAGGCCCATCACCGCGCGGAAGGCGATGAGCTCGTCCGGCGAGCCGGAGAACGCGGCGAGCGCGGAGCCGATGCCGAACACCGTGAGCCCGCCGAGCAGGACCTTCTTGCGGCCGAGCCGGTCGCCGAGGATGCCCGCGCTGAACAGCAGCCCGGCGAAGACGAGGGTGTAGGCGTTGATCGCCCACTCCAGCTCGCTCTGGGTGGCGCCCAGGCCGGTCGGGGCCGGGGTCGAGATGGTCTTGATGGCGACGTTCAGGATCGAGTTGTCGAGGACGACGATCAGCAGGCTGAGCATCAGCACGCCGAGGATCGCCCAGCGGCGCCGGTGCACGGCTTCCGGTATGCGGGGGCCGGTGTCGGGGGCGGGAGAAGTCATGCTGTCGAGCGTAGGGGACTTACGATACGGCACCGTCTCGTATCGTAAATTTTTACCGAGACCTTACGCGGGGCGAAGGCGCGAGGCGAAGGCGCGGGGCGACTCGGGGGCGGAACTCACACGGGGCGGCCTAGCCCTCCTTGGCACGAAGTGCCACCATGGAGTGGAGTCCGGGGACGCCGTCAGGGCGCCTCGAGATGACAGAAGGAGCCGTTGCAATGACGCAGCTTTCGGCTGCCCAGACGCCTCAGGCGAAGCCCTCCGACGGCAGCAAGGCGCTGTACGGGGGGAAGGGCACACGCCGCATCACTGTCCGGGACATCGCCCTCGCCAAGGAGCGGGGCGAGAAGTGGCCCATGCTCACCGCCTACGACGCGATGACCGCGTCCGTGTTCGACGAGGCCGGCATCCCGGTCATGCTCGTCGGCGACTCGGCGGGCAACTGCCACCTCGGCTACGACACCACGGTGCCCGTCACGCTCGACGAGATGACCATGCTGTCGGCCGCCGTCGTACGAGGCACCTCGCGCGCCCTGATCGTCGGCGACCTCCCCTTCGGCTCGTACCAGGAGGGCCCGGTGCAGGCGCTGCGCTCGGCGACCCGGCTGGTCAAGGAGGCGGGCGTCGGCGCCGTGAAGCTGGAGGGCGGCGAGCGCTCCCACGACCAGATCCGGCTGCTGGTCGAGTCCGGCATCCCGGTCATGGCCCACATCGGCCTGACCCCGCAGTCCGTCAACGCCATGGGCTACCGCGTCCAGGGCCGCGGCGAGGAGGCGGCCCAGCAGCTGCTGCGCGACGCGAAGTCGGTCCAGGACGCGGGCGCGTTCGCGGTCGTCCTGGAACTGGTCCCGGCGGAGCTCGCGGCCGAGGTCACCCGCGTCCTGCACATCCCGACGGTCGGCATCGGCGCCGGTGCGGAGACGGACGCGCAGGTCCTGGTCTGGACGGACATGCTGGGCCTGACCGGCGGCCGCGTCCCCAAGTTCGTCAAGCAGTACGCCAACCTCCGCGAGGTCATGGGCAACGCGGCGAAGGCGTTCGCGGAGGACGTGGTCGGCGGAACGTTCCCGCTGGAGGAGCACTCCGTCCACTGAGCCCTTCCGGGCTCCGACCCCCTGAACCATTGCGGCACCACCGCGGCAGCCCGCCGATCTTCCCCCGTCGGCGGGCTGTCGCCCCTTGCGCCTAAACCGGCGCCGCTCTCGCGGAGCTGGTTGCTCGCCGTCGTGGTTCCTCACTTGATGGTTGCTCTGGGTGGCCGCGGAAATGAACTTGGCCCGGATCGCGGGGACTTGAAGAATGACGGCCATGCGCATTCGACAGGCACGTCCCGACGACGCGTCGGCGGTCGCCGACGTCCACGTGCGCTCCTGGCAGGCGGCCTTCGCCGGCCTTGTTCCGCAGCCCTACCTCGACACCATGGATCCAGGCCGTGAGGAGCCCGTCTGGAAGGCGCTCATCGCCGAGGCGGCATGGCCGTCGGCGGGCGTGCTGGTGGCCGAATCCGACGCCCGGATCGTCGGGTTCACCGGCTTCGGCCCGTCCCAGGAGGCTCCCTCCATCGCGGAGATCGGCACGCTCTACGCCCTGCCCGAGGTCTGGAGCACTGGCATCGGAAAGCAGTTGATGCTCGGCGCGTTGAAGACCCTCGACCAGGCCCACTACACGCACGCCACCCTGTGGGTACTGGAGGCCAACGAACGCGCCCGACGGTTCTACGAGGCCGCCGGCTGGAGCCCGGACGGCACGTCCGTGACGGACACCACCGGTGGCGCCTGCCTCAACAAGCTGCGTTACCGCAGCGCGAGGGGGGTGGCGCGGAGCGCGGGCGCTGGGCGCGCCACCCCGGAAGTACCGGTGTGATCAGCGGCGCCGGTACGACTCCACGTAACCGCTCGCGGGTGTGCCCACGCCCGTCACGTCGTCGTAGCCCTTCACGGCTTGCAGTGAGCTGTCCTTGCCCAGGCTGCGTACCGATGTGGTCAGGCCGTCCGTCGCGTCATAGCCGTTGACGTAGTCGACGCGTGCCACCGCGAGCCCGGAGACCGTCGGGTCGTCCGTGACGTCGTGGTAGGCCTTCGAGCCGTACCGCGCGTAGATCGACGGGTTGGCGAACCCGATCGGCTTCCCGCCGCGCGCCTCCTGCGCCAGGGCCTGGACGGCCGCGATCACCGGCGCGGCGAGCGAGGTGCCGCCGAGGCGGTACTCGTCGTAGGCCTGCGTCTTTCCGTCCGGCATGGTCTGCGTCTGGCCCACCAGGAACCCGGTGTTCGGGTCGGCGATCGCCGCGATGTCCGGCACGACGCGGTTGCCGTCGGCGCTGTTGGCCTTGGCCAGCGCGTCGGGCACGACGCCCTTCTGCCAGTACGGCTCGGTGACCGTCCTGCTGGTGCCGCCGCCCGCGCCGGAGTTGAAGGCGCCGGGGAAGTCGGTCCAGCTCTTGCCGTCGGCCGACAGCACCGCCTTTTCCGTACCCCAGCCGGTCTCCCACAGGTACGTGTCGCCCTTGCCGACCGCCAGCGAGGTGCCGCCGACCGCCGTCACCCACGCCGAACTCGCCGGGATGTCGACCTGCTTGGTGCCGCTGCTCGCGACCTCGTCGCCGTCGTCGCCGGAGGAGTAGTAGAAGCCGATGCCCTCGACCGCGCCGAACTGGAAGACCTGGTCGTAGGCGGCCGCGAGGTCCGGCGTCTGGGCGGCCTCCACCTCGCCCCAGGAGTTGGAGACGATGTCGGCGAGATGGTGGTCGACGATCTTGCCGAGCGAGTCCAGCAGGTCCTCGTCGTAGCAGGAGGCGGCGCCCACGTACGTGATCTGCGCGCCGGGCGCGACCGCGTGCACGGCCTCGACGTCGAGGGTCTCCTCGCCGTACCAGCCGGCCGCCGAGCACTCCTCGGTCCGCGTGTACTTCGCGGGCAGGACCTGGCGCAACTGGCCGCTGGTGTAGGCCGCGTCGCCGTTCCGCTTCGCGTAGGCGGCCGCGTCGTAGGCGATGGTCGGGGAGGCGTACGCGTCGGTGATGGCGATGCGCACGCCCTTGCCGGTGTGCCGGCCGGCGCCGTACGCCGCGCGCAGCTGCTTGCCGGTGTAGCCCTTGACCGCGTACGGGATCTTCGTGCCGTAGGCGTCCGGCAGTGTGCTCGCCAGGTTCGAGCCGTGGTACGTCGAGAACGGCCCGGCGTTGCGGAACACGGTCTCCGGCGGCGGGAGTTGGTCCTGGTGGCTCGCCAGGTGCGGCGCGTTGTCCAGGCCCGTGACGGTCAGCACGGCGTCCTTCACGCTGTCCGGCACCGAGACGGTCGTCGTGGGCGCGCGGTAAGTCCCCGTTCCCTTGGTGTAGTTGTGCAGCTGGGTGCCGAACGCCTTCTCCGCGGCGGCCACATCGCCGGTGACGGCGACGTAGTGCCGCGTGACGCCGGTGACCTTCAGTCCCGCCGATGTCAACCAGCCCTTGACGGCGGCCACTTGGGCCTTCGTGGCGCCGAAGCGGGCCTGGGCCCGGTCGGCGCTCAGGTGCTTCCCGTACGACGCCGAGCTCGGGTCCGAAACGGCTTTCGCGTAGGCGGCGAGGCCGGCCGCGTCCCGCCCCGCGAGGTAGACGCGTACGGCGACCTGGGCGCTGTCGGAGGTCGCGCCCAGGTCGGCCTTGGTCGTGGCCCACGCGGGCTTGGTTCCCGCGAGCGTGTCCCGGTCCGGGTGGTCCGAGGCGTGCGCGGCGGGTATGCCGAGCGCCAGCGCGCCGGCGAGCAGGGGCAGTGTCGCTGCCAGGCTCACTCCGGCGCGCAGG
Above is a window of Streptomyces sp. DT2A-34 DNA encoding:
- a CDS encoding GNAT family N-acetyltransferase, whose product is MRIRQARPDDASAVADVHVRSWQAAFAGLVPQPYLDTMDPGREEPVWKALIAEAAWPSAGVLVAESDARIVGFTGFGPSQEAPSIAEIGTLYALPEVWSTGIGKQLMLGALKTLDQAHYTHATLWVLEANERARRFYEAAGWSPDGTSVTDTTGGACLNKLRYRSARGVARSAGAGRATPEVPV
- a CDS encoding protease pro-enzyme activation domain-containing protein is translated as MRSNRATLRAGVSLAATLPLLAGALALGIPAAHASDHPDRDTLAGTKPAWATTKADLGATSDSAQVAVRVYLAGRDAAGLAAYAKAVSDPSSASYGKHLSADRAQARFGATKAQVAAVKGWLTSAGLKVTGVTRHYVAVTGDVAAAEKAFGTQLHNYTKGTGTYRAPTTTVSVPDSVKDAVLTVTGLDNAPHLASHQDQLPPPETVFRNAGPFSTYHGSNLASTLPDAYGTKIPYAVKGYTGKQLRAAYGAGRHTGKGVRIAITDAYASPTIAYDAAAYAKRNGDAAYTSGQLRQVLPAKYTRTEECSAAGWYGEETLDVEAVHAVAPGAQITYVGAASCYDEDLLDSLGKIVDHHLADIVSNSWGEVEAAQTPDLAAAYDQVFQFGAVEGIGFYYSSGDDGDEVASSGTKQVDIPASSAWVTAVGGTSLAVGKGDTYLWETGWGTEKAVLSADGKSWTDFPGAFNSGAGGGTSRTVTEPYWQKGVVPDALAKANSADGNRVVPDIAAIADPNTGFLVGQTQTMPDGKTQAYDEYRLGGTSLAAPVIAAVQALAQEARGGKPIGFANPSIYARYGSKAYHDVTDDPTVSGLAVARVDYVNGYDATDGLTTSVRSLGKDSSLQAVKGYDDVTGVGTPASGYVESYRRR
- the panB gene encoding 3-methyl-2-oxobutanoate hydroxymethyltransferase, producing the protein MTQLSAAQTPQAKPSDGSKALYGGKGTRRITVRDIALAKERGEKWPMLTAYDAMTASVFDEAGIPVMLVGDSAGNCHLGYDTTVPVTLDEMTMLSAAVVRGTSRALIVGDLPFGSYQEGPVQALRSATRLVKEAGVGAVKLEGGERSHDQIRLLVESGIPVMAHIGLTPQSVNAMGYRVQGRGEEAAQQLLRDAKSVQDAGAFAVVLELVPAELAAEVTRVLHIPTVGIGAGAETDAQVLVWTDMLGLTGGRVPKFVKQYANLREVMGNAAKAFAEDVVGGTFPLEEHSVH
- a CDS encoding MFS transporter, which translates into the protein MTSPAPDTGPRIPEAVHRRRWAILGVLMLSLLIVVLDNSILNVAIKTISTPAPTGLGATQSELEWAINAYTLVFAGLLFSAGILGDRLGRKKVLLGGLTVFGIGSALAAFSGSPDELIAFRAVMGLGAAFVMPATLAVLMNVFERDEQPKAIGIWAGGVGLAIAIGPITGGVLLDHFWWGSVFLINVPIVLLALALMLWLVPDSRDPNPGRIDPVGVVLSVVGLVLLVYGIIKGGQLADFTDATVLATIAAGLAVLVAFVVFEKRSDHPSIDVTYFRNKVFSAAIGVIALVFFALMGVTFFSVFYTQSVRGYSPLQTGLLMLPLAAAQMIFAPRARLVVDRFGNRATTTGAMLLIAATLAAFATFEADTPIWLLEVVFFLMGAAMAHIMTPISVVIMQAMPREKAGSASALSNTFRQVGGALGIAVLGSVLSTAYRSGIEDRLTGLPEGMRHTAGESIEATLGVADRLGPRGEALVGPAHDAFLHAMHVTALWGAGIAVLGAVVVALFLPGRPTGSQEGEKERELAAAE